A DNA window from Amycolatopsis sp. DSM 110486 contains the following coding sequences:
- a CDS encoding IS256 family transposase — MTSDLVSRRKRDEKPAQLSPEQAAAAAMVAEAKARGLALTGPDGLLKLFTKNVLETALNEEMTEHLGHEKNQVDPDRESTNVRNGSRPKTVISDAVGEVRVEVPRDRESTFEPQIVKKRQRRLADVDEIVLSLYAKGMTTGEIAAHFGEIYGASVSKETISRITDKVIAEMQEWASRPLDVIYAAVFIDAIHVKVRDGQVANRPVYAAIGVTVDGHKDVLGLWMGVGGEGAKFWMSVLVDLKNRGVRDVFFLVCDGLKGLPETVANVWPQTIVQTCIVHLIRNTFRLAARQNWDEIKRDIKPIYTAPNPDAALAALDELDEKWGKKYGAMIRLWRNAWEEFVPFLDYDVEIRRMICSTNAIESLNARYRRAIRARGHFPTEQAAMKCLYLVTRSLDPTGTGRARWTMRWKPVINAFAITFGDRWPGAETY; from the coding sequence ATGACATCGGACCTTGTGAGTCGACGCAAGCGTGACGAGAAGCCGGCGCAGCTGTCGCCGGAGCAGGCCGCTGCGGCGGCGATGGTGGCCGAGGCCAAGGCGCGTGGGCTGGCGTTGACCGGCCCGGACGGGCTGCTGAAGCTGTTCACCAAGAACGTGCTGGAAACGGCATTGAACGAGGAAATGACCGAGCACCTCGGGCACGAGAAGAACCAGGTCGACCCGGACCGGGAATCGACCAATGTGCGAAATGGTAGTCGGCCGAAGACCGTGATCTCGGACGCAGTCGGCGAGGTGCGGGTCGAGGTGCCGCGGGATCGGGAAAGCACGTTCGAGCCGCAGATCGTGAAGAAGCGGCAGCGTCGGCTTGCCGATGTGGACGAGATCGTGTTGTCGTTGTATGCGAAAGGGATGACCACTGGCGAAATAGCCGCGCATTTCGGTGAGATTTATGGGGCGTCGGTGAGCAAGGAGACGATATCGCGGATCACCGACAAAGTGATAGCCGAGATGCAGGAATGGGCCAGCCGCCCGCTCGATGTGATCTACGCGGCGGTGTTCATTGACGCGATCCACGTCAAGGTCCGGGACGGGCAGGTCGCCAACCGCCCGGTCTACGCGGCCATCGGCGTGACCGTGGACGGGCACAAGGACGTGCTGGGCCTGTGGATGGGCGTCGGCGGCGAGGGCGCGAAGTTCTGGATGAGCGTTCTGGTCGACCTGAAGAACCGGGGCGTTCGTGACGTGTTCTTCCTCGTCTGCGACGGTCTCAAAGGCCTCCCGGAGACTGTTGCGAACGTGTGGCCGCAAACCATCGTTCAGACGTGCATCGTTCACCTGATCCGCAATACGTTCCGGTTGGCGGCGCGGCAGAACTGGGACGAGATCAAGAGGGATATTAAACCCATCTACACCGCACCCAATCCTGACGCGGCGCTTGCCGCATTGGACGAACTCGACGAGAAATGGGGTAAAAAGTATGGTGCGATGATTCGACTGTGGCGCAACGCGTGGGAAGAGTTTGTACCGTTCCTGGACTACGATGTTGAAATTCGGCGCATGATCTGCTCGACGAATGCGATCGAATCACTGAACGCCCGCTACCGGCGGGCGATCCGTGCGCGCGGGCATTTCCCCACCGAGCAGGCCGCGATGAAGTGTCTGTATCTTGTGACACGCAGCCTGGACCCGACGGGGACCGGGCGCGCCAGGTGGACAATGCGTTGGAAGCCCGTGATCAACGCGTTCGCCATCACGTTCGGTGACCGCTGGCCGGGAGCCGAAACCTACTGA
- a CDS encoding YciI family protein: MAKYLLLIYGDDQIWEAGSPQERAEVEAGHAAFNAAAGAAVLSGHELLPTATATSLRGSVSGRPTPTDGPFLESKEALGGYYVVEAPDLDAAVKLAERLPELRVAHSGVEIRPINEPG; the protein is encoded by the coding sequence ATGGCGAAGTACCTGCTCCTCATCTATGGGGACGACCAGATCTGGGAAGCGGGCTCCCCGCAGGAGAGGGCGGAGGTCGAAGCGGGACATGCCGCGTTCAACGCCGCGGCCGGCGCCGCAGTCCTCTCCGGCCACGAGCTTCTGCCGACGGCGACCGCGACGAGCCTGCGCGGCAGCGTGAGTGGCCGACCGACGCCGACCGACGGACCGTTCCTCGAGTCCAAGGAAGCGCTCGGCGGCTACTACGTGGTGGAGGCACCCGACCTGGACGCCGCGGTCAAACTCGCCGAACGGCTTCCCGAGCTCAGGGTCGCGCACAGCGGGGTCGAGATCCGGCCGATCAACGAGCCGGGCTAG
- a CDS encoding RNA polymerase sigma factor, whose protein sequence is MTGNVDVTEAVAQAHRREWARVLAATVRVVRDLDLAEECVQDAYTQALRKWTVSGVPARPGAWLTSVARNRAKDLLRRESVLRSALPLLVTDDVVTGPEDGADPQAVGDDRLRLIFTCCHPTLSRDAQVALTLRLVCGLSTTEVARAFLVQDAAMAARITRAKRKISGARIPYRMPDPGDLPRRVDSVLDVVHLVFTTGHVTPVGNQLVRRDLVDGALHLARTLHQLLPRNTDVAGLLALLLLTDARRDTRISEDGELVLLADQDRRRWDARQIEEGTALLTQSLRRAGPTRYSVQAAIAAVHAEAATWKDTDWVEIVGLYEVLSRLWPSAVVDLNWAIAVGFRDGPEAGLAALAPLLDEPALATHAYLSAARADFLRRLGRWPEADLSYEEALRMTDNEVERAFLLRRREEVARHLD, encoded by the coding sequence TTGACCGGGAACGTCGACGTCACGGAGGCGGTCGCGCAGGCGCACCGTCGCGAGTGGGCCAGAGTGCTCGCCGCGACGGTGCGTGTCGTGCGCGATCTCGACCTTGCCGAGGAGTGTGTCCAGGACGCGTACACCCAGGCTCTGCGGAAGTGGACGGTGAGCGGAGTGCCGGCCCGGCCGGGCGCGTGGCTGACCAGTGTCGCGCGCAACCGGGCGAAGGACCTGCTGCGGCGGGAGTCGGTCCTGCGCTCGGCGTTGCCGTTGCTTGTCACGGACGACGTTGTGACCGGGCCGGAGGACGGGGCCGACCCGCAAGCCGTCGGCGACGACCGGTTGCGGCTCATTTTCACCTGCTGCCACCCGACCCTGTCCCGCGATGCCCAGGTGGCGCTGACCCTGCGACTGGTGTGCGGGCTGTCCACGACCGAAGTGGCTCGGGCCTTCTTGGTGCAGGACGCAGCGATGGCGGCGCGGATCACGCGGGCGAAGAGGAAGATCAGCGGTGCTCGGATCCCCTACCGGATGCCCGACCCCGGTGACCTTCCCCGACGTGTGGACTCCGTTCTCGACGTCGTGCACCTCGTCTTCACGACTGGCCACGTCACGCCGGTCGGCAACCAGCTCGTACGGCGAGACCTCGTCGACGGTGCCCTCCACCTCGCCCGCACCCTGCACCAACTGCTGCCCCGCAACACCGATGTCGCCGGCCTGCTGGCGTTGCTGCTGCTCACCGACGCCCGCCGGGACACCAGGATCTCCGAGGACGGGGAGCTGGTCCTGCTCGCCGACCAGGACCGGCGACGGTGGGATGCGCGGCAGATCGAGGAGGGCACCGCCCTGCTGACCCAGTCGTTGCGGCGCGCGGGGCCGACGAGGTACTCGGTCCAGGCCGCGATCGCCGCGGTGCACGCGGAGGCGGCGACCTGGAAGGACACCGACTGGGTGGAGATAGTCGGGCTGTACGAGGTGCTGAGCCGCTTGTGGCCGTCCGCGGTCGTCGACCTCAACTGGGCCATCGCCGTCGGATTCCGGGACGGTCCGGAGGCCGGCCTCGCCGCACTCGCGCCCCTGCTGGACGAACCGGCTCTGGCCACCCACGCCTACCTGAGCGCGGCCCGCGCCGACTTCCTTCGCCGCCTCGGCCGGTGGCCGGAAGCGGACCTGTCCTACGAGGAGGCCCTGAGGATGACCGACAACGAGGTGGAACGCGCCTTCCTGCTCAGACGGCGCGAAGAAGTCGCGCGCCATCTCGACTGA